The Schizosaccharomyces pombe strain 972h- genome assembly, chromosome: I genome contains a region encoding:
- the fip1 gene encoding Fe permease Fip1, translated as MAKDVFSVAIFFIVLRETLEASIIVSVLMSFISQTLMDKDGNVTDPKLKRKFMLQVWIGSFTALFICLAIGGGFIGAFYALDKDIWSGSEEIWEGVFSLIAVVLITVMGFAMLRVSHLQEKWRKKLMKSIANRKAKGISNWGKKYSMFLLPFFTVLREGLEVVVFVGGVGLETPATAFPLPVICGLIVGCLIGYFIYRGGNVMNLQWFLIASTCILYLISAGLMSKATFYFEMNKWNHQTGGDAGELGDGPGSYPFKSAVWHVNYGNPEMNSNGGYMIFNAILGWNNTGTYGSILSYIIYWLFVAFIMFLMWYKERRAARLLIAKLGDKVVDLEAASSHTPVQSSSSEDEFKINSPTDDKGDKAIDIVTEVRESSSPVEEHKDDKTVDVINEIRESH; from the coding sequence ATGGCAAAAGACGTCTTTTCCGTCGCTATCTTCTTCATCGTCCTTCGTGAGACCCTTGAGGCTTCCATCATCGTCTCAGTCTTGATGTCCTTCATCTCCCAAACACTCATGGATAAAGATGGAAACGTGACGGATCCAAAACTAAAGCGAAAATTTATGCTGCAGGTTTGGATCGGTTCGTTTACTGCTTTGTTCATTTGTTTAGCCATTGGCGGTGGCTTTATCGGTGCTTTTTATGCCCTCGACAAAGATATTTGGAGTGGTTCCGAAGAAATTTGGGAAGGTGTCTTCTCTCTCATCGCTGTCGTCTTGATCACCGTAATGGGGTTCGCTATGCTTCGTGTCTCGCATTTACAGGAGAAATGGCGCAAGAAACTTATGAAAAGTATCGCCAATCGCAAGGCCAAAGGTATCTCCAATTGGGGTAAAAAGTATTCCATGTTTCTCCTTCCCTTTTTCACCGTTCTGCGTGAGGGTTTGGAAGTCGTCGTCTTTGTCGGTGGTGTCGGTTTGGAAACACCTGCCACCGCTTTCCCTCTTCCAGTCATTTGCGGTCTCATCGTTGGTTGTCTTATCGGTTACTTTATCTATCGTGGTGGTAATGTGATGAACTTGCAATGGTTCTTGATTGCCTCAACATGTATCCTCTACCTTATCTCCGCCGGTCTTATGTCCAAGGCCACCTTTTACTTTGAAATGAATAAGTGGAATCATCAAACTGGTGGTGATGCTGGTGAGCTCGGTGATGGTCCCGGTTCCTATCCCTTCAAATCCGCCGTTTGGCACGTCAACTATGGTAATCCAGAGATGAATTCCAATGGTGGTTACATGATCTTCAATGCCATTCTAGGTTGGAACAACACTGGTACCTATGGTTCCATCCTTAGCTACATCATCTATTGGCTTTTCGTAGCCTTCATCATGTTCCTCATGTGGTACAAGGAACGTCGTGCTGCAAGACTCCTTATTGCCAAGCTCGGCGACAAAGTTGTCGACTTGGAGGCTGCCTCTTCACACACTCCCGTGCAATCCTCCTCCTCTGAAGATGAattcaaaatcaattcTCCTACCGATGATAAAGGCGACAAAGCCATCGATATCGTTACCGAAGTTCGCGAGTCTTCTTCTCCCGTCGAAGAACATAAAGACGACAAAACTGTCGATGTCATCAATGAAATTCGTGAGTCTCATTAA
- the fio1 gene encoding Fe transporter/Cu oxidase Fio1: MNKFFSFPILGLLLTCVRFVVAKERLFEWNVTDVYDVDPDGSGNSRWVIGVNNKWPIDPLVVDYGDQVIIKMTNSLANNRTTSLHSHGLFQKFTPYMDGVPQSTQCEIPPGATFYYNYTALQNGTYWVHSHDMSQYPDGLRTPFIINALEEPYDYDEEYIISMTDWYYTPFNILVPDEFKTWKNPTGAEPVPDTGLFNDTANATFAMEPGKTYRLRFINIGAFNNYDVMIEDHNMTIIEVDGEYTEPQEVSSIHLTVAQRYSVLVTAKNSTDRNYAITAYMDESLFDTIPDNYNPNVTAWLSYNSDASYDLGPDIDEIDSYDDAELNPLYSWDVTESNHSINIWFDFFTLGDGANYAEINDSSYVFPKVPSIMIANSTNVDGYNLEPVTYGPYTNAYIFEYGDVVDVIIDNHDTGKHPFHLHGHTFQVLERGEENAGLYSDQESHTYYDNPMRRDTVEIEPGSFIVIRFIADNPGAWVIHCHIEWHMESGLLATFIEAPEMIPSISSPDFVKEQCMLDGVPTIGNGAGNYKNISDLSGAPSPPGEMPAGWTSKAIGTMAACVISACIGMGSIIFYGASIHPVPTEELDENDDLQEAALENAAMFLDTDKAVEKVVEGKDEIK; encoded by the coding sequence atgaataaatttttctccTTCCCCATTCTCGGCCTTCTTCTTACATGCGTTCGCTTCGTCGTCGCCAAGGAACGCTTGTTTGAATGGAATGTCACAGACGTTTACGACGTCGACCCTGATGGATCGGGAAATTCCCGCTGGGTCATTGGTGTTAATAACAAATGGCCCATCGATCCCCTTGTCGTCGACTATGGTGACCAAGTCATCATCAAGATGACCAATTCCCTCGCCAATAATCGAACTACTTCTTTGCATTCTCATGGCTTGTTTCAAAAGTTCACTCCTTACATGGATGGAGTGCCACAAAGCACTCAATGCGAAATTCCTCCTGGTGCCACTTTTTACTACAACTATACCGCTTTGCAGAATGGCACCTACTGGGTTCATTCTCACGACATGTCCCAATACCCCGATGGCCTTCGTACCCCTTTTATCATCAACGCGTTGGAGGAGCCATACGATTACGATGAGGAGTATATCATTTCCATGACGGATTGGTACTATACTCCTTTCAACATTCTCGTGCCCgatgaatttaaaacttgGAAAAATCCCACCGGTGCCGAGCCAGTCCCCGATACCGGTCTTTTCAACGATACTGCCAACGCTACTTTTGCCATGGAGCCTGGTAAGACATATCGTTTGCGCTTCATCAACATTGGCGCTTTCAACAACTACGATGTCATGATCGAGGATCACAACATGACCATCATCGAAGTGGACGGCGAGTACACAGAGCCTCAAGAGGTTAGCTCCATCCACCTTACAGTCGCTCAACGTTACAGTGTGCTTGTGACAGCGAAGAATTCCACCGATCGCAACTATGCCATCACCGCTTACATGGACGAGTCGCTATTCGATACGATTCCCGACAATTACAACCCCAATGTAACGGCCTGGCTTTCTTACAATTCAGATGCTTCATACGATCTAGGGCCTGACATTGACGAAATCGATTCCTACGACGACGCAGAGTTGAATCCTCTCTATAGCTGGGATGTCACGGAATCCAATCATTCCATCAACATATGGTTTGACTTTTTCACCCTTGGTGACGGTGCCAACTATGCAGAAATCAACGATTCATCCTATGTGTTCCCCAAGGTCCCATCCATCATGATTGCCAACAGCACCAATGTAGATGGCTACAATTTGGAGCCCGTCACGTATGGACCCTATACCAATGCATATATTTTCGAGTATGGTGATGTGGTGGACGTTATCATTGACAACCACGATACAGGAAAGCACCCCTTCCATCTTCACGGACACACCTTTCAAGTGTTGGAGCGTGGAGAAGAAAATGCCGGACTGTACTCGGATCAAGAGTCGCACACATACTATGACAATCCAATGCGTCGTGACACCGTCGAAATCGAACCGGGAAGTTTCATTGTCATTCGTTTCATTGCCGATAACCCAGGTGCCTGGGTTATTCATTGCCATATTGAATGGCATATGGAGAGTGGTTTATTAGCTACGTTTATTGAAGCACCGGAGATGATACCCAGTATCTCCAGTCCTGATTTTGTGAAGGAGCAGTGCATGTTGGATGGTGTTCCAACGATCGGAAATGGTGCTGGTAACTACAAGAATATTTCCGATTTGTCTGGTGCACCGTCTCCTCCCGGTGAAATGCCAGCTGGCTGGACTAGCAAGGCAATTGGTACAATGGCAGCATGTGTGATTTCAGCCTGTATTGGCATGGGATCGATTATATTTTACGGCGCCTCTATTCATCCAGTGCCGACGGAGGAGTTAGACGAGAATGACGATCTGCAAGAGGCAGCATTGGAAAATGCAGCTATGTTTTTGGACACTGACAAAGCTGTTGAGAAAGTGGTGGAAggaaaagatgaaataaaataa
- the dal2 gene encoding allantoicase, translating to MSVENVERLSPEQADAFFGQSSVDLISRALGGQVLGCSDDFFASCENLINPADPIRKAGVFVETGAWYDGWETRRHNTAPCDWVIVKLGPSSGRVTGCEIDTTFFNGNHAPEVSVEAAFLPEGNPDAKTNWTPILPKLPCGPTQRHIYRFKEIPQQNFTHVRLCMYPDGGIARFRLYGNVVPVFPADLDARLDLAHMYLGGLVVQCSDQHFGKKDNLLLPGRGVNMGDGWETARSREKGHVDWVIVKLGARGYIDDALIDTNHFKGNYPKEVILEAIDSPDHIPGPDAQWVTILPARKLGPHMEHVFTNLQNNSTPMTHVRMIIIPDGGVKRLRIYGRRAAN from the coding sequence ATGTCAGTGGAAAACGTTGAACGACTTTCGCCTGAGCAGGCTGATGCCTTCTTTGGCCAGAGCAGCGTAGACCTCATCTCTCGAGCTCTTGGTGGTCAGGTGCTTGGGTGTAGCGATGATTTCTTTGCATCTTGCGAAAACCTCATCAATCCTGCGGACCCTATTCGCAAAGCCGGTGTATTCGTTGAAACGGGTGCCTGGTATGATGGATGGGAGACGCGTAGACACAATACCGCTCCTTGTGACTGGGTTATAGTTAAGTTAGGGCCTTCAAGTGGAAGGGTTACTGGCTGTGAAATTGATACTACCTTTTTTAACGGCAATCATGCTCCAGAAGTGAGTGTGGAAGCTGCTTTTTTACCGGAAGGTAACCCCGACGCCAAAACAAATTGGACCCCTATACTTCCTAAGCTTCCTTGTGGACCCACTCAGAGACATATCTATCGCTTTAAGGAGATACCACAGCAAAATTTTACCCATGTTCGTTTATGTATGTATCCTGACGGCGGTATAGCTCGATTCCGTCTTTATGGCAACGTTGTGCCTGTTTTCCCCGCCGATTTGGACGCTCGTTTGGATCTTGCTCACATGTACCTCGGTGGACTGGTTGTTCAATGTAGTGATCAACATTTTGGTAAGAAGGACAATCTCCTCCTTCCTGGACGTGGTGTGAACATGGGCGATGGTTGGGAAACTGCTAGAAGTAGGGAAAAGGGTCATGTTGACTGGGTTATTGTAAAGCTTGGCGCAAGAGGCTACATTGATGATGCTCTTATCGACACTAACCACTTTAAAGGCAATTATCCTAAAGAGGTCATCTTAGAAGCCATTGATTCTCCTGACCACATTCCTGGCCCCGATGCCCAGTGGGTTACGATTTTACCAGCTCGTAAGCTCGGTCCCCATATGGAACATGTCTTCACCAATCTTCAAAATAACTCAACCCCGATGACCCATGTGCGTATGATAATTATCCCCGATGGCGGCGTCAAGCGTCTTCGTATTTACGGACGTCGTGCTGCAAATTAG
- a CDS encoding hydantoin racemase family protein, protein MIRILVINPNSTVQMTESVKSVLDDCTPPNVQLEYLTCPPEGPKAIECVSDGVRSAAVLMKYFEDHPPQVDAFLVSCYSDHPLVTTLRETYRKPCTGIMQASILTALSLGRKVSVVTTTKRYEPLLTDGIHAMGISDSVFAGIASTGLAPLELDSKPRAEVDALLARTALRAVNEMGADVICLGCAGMTHMAHVLEKAVGPNIPIIDGTKAGVELLASLVRMNLFTSKQGVYQAVGSD, encoded by the coding sequence ATGATTCGCATCCTTGTCATCAATCCAAACTCTACGGTCCAAATGACCGAGAGTGTGAAATCGGTCTTAGATGACTGTACTCCTCCAAACGTGCAGCTGGAGTACCTTACCTGTCCACCAGAGGGCCCAAAAGCAATCGAATGCGTGAGTGACGGCGTACGATCCGCTGCAGTTTTAATGAAGTATTTCGAAGATCATCCTCCTCAGGTTGATGCATTCCTTGTTTCCTGCTACTCGGATCACCCTCTGGTGACTACACTTCGTGAAACATATCGAAAGCCTTGCACCGGTATCATGCAAGCCTCTATACTTACTGCATTGTCTTTGGGACGCAAGGTATCAGTAGTGACTACCACGAAACGCTACGAGCCTTTGCTCACCGATGGTATTCATGCGATGGGCATTTCTGATTCTGTGTTTGCTGGGATTGCATCCACTGGCTTGGCACCTTTGGAGCTAGATTCTAAGCCTAGGGCAGAAGTCGATGCCTTGCTCGCAAGAACTGCACTTCGAGCTGTTAACGAAATGGGTGCTGATGTTATATGCCTTGGTTGTGCTGGCATGACTCATATGGCCCatgttttggaaaaagcCGTTGGCCCCAATATTCCAATTATTGACGGTACAAAGGCCGGGGTTGAACTGTTAGCTTCTTTGGTTCGTATGAATTTGTTCACTTCAAAGCAGGGTGTGTATCAAGCTGTAGGTTCCGACTAA
- a CDS encoding transcription factor, whose protein sequence is MSASGKKPGTKGTKRHRKITSCRECHRLKLKCDRVWPCENCKKRGIPNLCPNGILVSVSDKLIKLLLSRIDTLQNCVKSVSPNHESLIVSSDDQKIIDDIYEKFGEKPAEDTKDENRSQPIHDPDHPTLEDVAQMLGKLKVGSHGYFNYYGASSSRSCIPQQDPNSEEEDTFMQRPFLYPASSYNSALHWSHRIPNILNPSTLCDMLPVPQFAVRLMGLYFDNVGWSSHIIHRPSFEEACLNLYSAAPDRTNPQPQFLSLTYMVFCLGTLFTSPVLVRNRYSLAHEFFLRAQLCFDISVSGFTPSLDSVVAVMLMAQYSYFCDRLERTNFAWNCIGLAIRLAVAMGLHRDGEVFELSAFQLHMRRLIWSELLFFDRMLSMSLGRPFAISNDQTNVHEPSNVCDIQISSQSNCIPDPSYERTEASFTIFKAKLSKVIASVLDRAFRFTPPSYSEVEALTEQFKVLENELPDYMRISRDTPNLPPMVIIEQYSAKFLIQQALLYLHRPWFVRAATRKEEREHYKSSFNLCTSVSHELIHNLYSLMCLVPVEPLRWWVFRFHSLNAGIIQAAYALCFPNTDYALTAYNDLQYICRIFEHLKGGFMFSNKDYDFLIQLKSKVFNRFQLSSQGLTPEDLTEDVPFLHFNVPSSRPNSKSPDDSSMRAEKAAQLDGLGLSSDDLNTAQSENLPIYEQENPLLFDSLSWHVPKDDTRNDKSPLVPTWNADMMFEEEQKPIVPIDLSSMQDDQVSSLTTNEEFDPLSSFQASHSGSNFWTNMMNEMGIPK, encoded by the exons ATGTCCGCGTCTGGCAAAAAACCGGGGACAAAAGGAACGAAAAGGCATCGAAAGATCACTTCTTGTAGAGAATGCCATCGATTAAAACTAAAG TGTGATCGCGTTTGGCCCTGTGAGAACTGTAAAAAGAGAGGGATCCCTAATCTATGTCCCAATGGAATCCTTGTTTCCGTTAG TGacaaattaattaaactTCTTTTATCAAGGATTGATACTTTGCAGAATTGTGTTAAATCTGTTTCTCCAAATCATGAATCCTTAATCGTTTCCTCTGAtgatcaaaaaataattgatgATATCTACGAGAAGTTTGGCGAAAAGCCCGCTGAAGATACCAAGGATGAAAATAGAAGTCAACCAATCCACGATCCTGATCATCCTACGTTGGAGGATGTGGCCCAGATGTTAGGTAAGCTAAAGGTGGGCTCTCATGGCTACTTCAATTATTATGGTGCCTCTTCAAGTCGCTCTTGCATACCTCAGCAGGACCCTAATTCCGAGGAGGAGGACACCTTCATGCAGAGACCTTTTTTGTATCCCGCGTCATCCTATAACTCGGCCTTGCACTGGAGCCATAGAATACCAAATATACTCAATCCCTCCACTTTATGTGACATGCTTCCTGTTCCTCAGTTCGCCGTGCGCTTGATGGGCTTGTACTTTGATAATGTCGGATGGAGCAGTCATATTATCCACCGTCCTTCATTTGAAGAAGCTTGTCTTAATTTATATTCTGCGGCCCCCGATCGTACAAATCCTCAGCCGCAATTTTTGTCTTTAACTTATATGGTGTTTTGCTTGGGAACATTATTCACATCCCCCGTATTGGTTCGCAATCGATATTCCCTCGCGCATGAATTTTTCCTTCGTGCCCAGCTTTGTTTTGACATATCAGTTTCCGGGTTTACGCCATCTTTGGATTCGGTTGTCGCCGTTATGCTTATGGCTCAATATTCGTATTTTTGCGATCGTCTTGAACGCACAAACTTTGCCTGGAATTGTATTGGTCTCGCTATTCGTTTGGCGGTTGCCATGGGTTTACATAGGGATGGTGAAGTATTCGAACTGAGTGCTTTTCAGTTACATATGCGAAGGCTTATTTGGTCTGAGctcttattttttgatcgCATGCTTTCTATGAGTCTCGGTAGACCTTTTGCCATCAGCAATGACCAGACCAATGTCCATGAACCCTCCAATGTTTGTGACATACAAATCAGCTCTCAAAGCAACTGTATTCCAGACCCCTCTTATGAGCGTACCGAAGCGAGCTTTACCATTTTTAAAGCGaaactttcaaaagttATTGCCAGTGTCTTAGATCGTGCCTTCCGATTCACTCCCCCTAGCTATTCTGAAGTTGAAGCTCTTACCGAACAGTTCaaagttttagaaaatgaacTTCCAGATTATATGCGAATTTCCCGGGACACCCCCAACTTACCACCTATGGTCATCATTGAACAATATTCggctaaatttttaattcaacAAGCTCTTCTATACCTTCACCGTCCCTGGTTTGTCAGGGCTGCTACTCGCAAAGAAGAACGTGAACATTACAAGTCATCTTTTAATCTTTGTACTTCGGTTTCCCATGAATTAATTCACAATCTTTATTCGTTGATGTGTCTTGTACCAGTAGAGCCTTTGAGGTGGTGGGTATTTCGGTTTCATTCTTTGAATGCCGGAATCATTCAAGCTGCATACGCTTTGTGTTTTCCTAATACCGATTATGCATTAACAGCTTATAATGATTTGCAATACATATGCCGTATATTTGAGCATTTGAAAGGCGGTTTTATGTTCAGTAATAAGGattatgattttttgataCAATTGAAATCCAAAGTTTTCAACCGATTTCAGCTTTCCAGTCAAGGTCTTACGCCTGAAGATTTAACGGAGGATGTCCcatttttgcatttcaATGTTCCTTCTTCAAGACCAAATAGTAAATCTCCCGATGATTCTAGTATGAGGGCGGAGAAAGCTGCGCAGTTGGACGGACTTGGGCTGTCTTCGGATGATTTAAATACGGCTCAATCAGAAAATTTACCCATTTATGAACAAGAAAATCCACTTCTATTTGATTCACTATCGTGGCATGTCCCAAAAGACGATACACGGAATGATAAGTCACCACTTGTTCCAACGTGGAATGCTGATATGATGTTCGAAGAAGAACAAAAGCCCATTGTTCCTATTGATTTGTCTTCTATGCAGGATGATCAGGTTTCATCATTGACCacaaatgaagaatttgatCCTTTGAGTTCTTTCCAGGCTTCTCATTCTGGATCTAATTTTTGGACAAATATGATGAACGAAATGGGTATTCCGAAGTGA
- the yak3 gene encoding aldose reductase ARK13 family YakC, implicated in cellular detoxification from family members, whose protein sequence is MSIPTRKIGNDTVPAIGFGCMGLHAMYGPSSEEANQAVLTHAADLGCTFWDSSDMYGFGANEECIGRWFKQTGRRKEIFLATKFGYEKNPETGELSLNNEPDYIEKALDLSLKRLGIDCIDLYYVHRFSGETPIEKIMGALKKCVEAGKIRYIGLSECSANTIRRAAAVYPVSAVQVEYSPFSLEIERPEIGVMKACRENNITIVCYAPLGRGFLTGAYKSPDDFPEGDFRRKAPRYQKENFYKNLELVTKIEKIATANNITPGQLSLAWLLAQGDDILPIPGTKRVKYLEENFGALKVKLSDATVKEIREACDNAEVIGARYPPGAGSKIFMDTPPMPK, encoded by the coding sequence ATGTCTATCCCTACTCGTAAAATTGGAAACGATACTGTGCCTGCAATCGGCTTTGGTTGCATGGGTTTGCACGCCATGTATGGGCCTTCTTCCGAAGAAGCCAACCAAGCTGTCTTGACTCATGCCGCTGACTTGGGTTGCACCTTTTGGGACAGCTCTGACATGTACGGATTTGGTGCCAATGAGGAGTGCATTGGTCGTTGGTTCAAGCAAACTGGACGCCGTAAGGAGATTTTCTTGGCTACCAAGTTTGGCTATGAGAAGAATCCCGAGACTGGCGAGCTCTCTTTGAACAACGAGCCTGATTACATTGAAAAGGCACTTGATCTTTCTTTGAAGCGTTTGGGTATTGATTGCATTGATCTTTACTACGTCCATCGCTTCAGCGGTGAGACTCCTATTGAAAAGATCATGGGCGCCCTTAAGAAGTGCGTTGAAGCTGGAAAGATTCGTTACATTGGTCTTTCTGAATGCAGTGCTAACACCATTCGTCGTGCAGCCGCTGTTTATCCGGTCAGTGCCGTTCAAGTTGAGTATTCTCCCTTCTCTTTGGAGATTGAGCGCCCTGAAATTGGTGTCATGAAGGCTTGCCGCGAAAACAATATCACCATTGTTTGCTATGCCCCTCTTGGCCGTGGTTTCTTGACTGGTGCATACAAATCCCCTGATGATTTCCCTGAGGGCGATTTCCGCAGAAAGGCCCCTCGTtatcaaaaggaaaacttCTACAAGAACTTGGAGCTTGTTACaaagattgaaaaaattgccACTGCCAACAATATCACACCTGGCCAGCTTAGTTTGGCTTGGTTGTTAGCCCAAGGTGACGATATTCTTCCCATTCCTGGTACCAAACGTGTTAAATACTTGGAGGAGAACTTTGGCGCTCTCAAGGTTAAATTATCCGATGCCACTGTTAAGGAAATTCGTGAAGCTTGTGACAACGCTGAGGTAATTGGTGCTAGATATCCTCCTGGTGCTGGATCCAAGATTTTCATGGATACCCCTCCTATGCCCAAGTAG
- the rpl801 gene encoding 60S ribosomal protein uL2 yields the protein MGRVIRAQRKSGGIFQAHTRLRKGAAQLRTLDFAERHGYIRGVVQKIIHDPGRGAPLAKVAFRNPYHYRTDVETFVATEGMYTGQFVYCGKNAALTVGNVLPVGEMPEGTIISNVEEKAGDRGALGRSSGNYVIIVGHDVDTGKTRVKLPSGAKKVVPSSARGVVGIVAGGGRIDKPLLKAGRAFHKYRVKRNCWPRTRGVAMNPVDHPHGGGNHQHVGHSTTVPRQSAPGQKVGLIAARRTGLLRGAAAVEN from the coding sequence ATGGGTCGTGTTATTAGAGCACAAAGAAAGAGTGGAGGAATTTTCCAGGCTCATACCCGCCTCCGTAAGGGTGCCGCTCAGCTCCGTACCTTGGACTTTGCTGAACGTCACGGATACATTCGTGGTGTTGTTCAAAAGATCATTCACGACCCTGGTCGCGGTGCTCCTTTGGCCAAGGTTGCTTTCCGTAACCCTTATCACTACAGAACCGATGTTGAGACCTTCGTCGCTACCGAGGGTATGTACACTGGCCAATTCGTCTACTGCGGTAAGAACGCTGCTTTGACCGTTGGTAATGTCTTGCCTGTTGGTGAGATGCCTGAGGGTACTATCATCTCCAACGTTGAGGAGAAGGCTGGTGACCGTGGTGCATTAGGTCGTTCTTCTGGTAACTACGTTATCATTGTCGGACATGATGTTGACACTGGCAAGACCCGTGTTAAGTTGCCCTCTGGCGCCAAAAAGGTTGTCCCCTCTTCTGCTCGTGGTGTTGTCGGTATTGTCGCTGGTGGTGGACGTATTGACAAGCCTTTGCTCAAGGCTGGTCGTGCTTTCCACAAATACCGTGTTAAGCGCAACTGCTGGCCTCGTACTCGTGGTGTTGCTATGAACCCCGTCGATCATCCTCACGGTGGTGGTAACCATCAACACGTTGGTCACTCTACCACTGTTCCTCGCCAATCCGCTCCTGGTCAAAAGGTTGGTCTCATTGCCGCTCGCAGAACTGGTCTCTTGCGTGGTGCTGCTGCTGTCGAAAATTAG